The following proteins are co-located in the Engraulis encrasicolus isolate BLACKSEA-1 chromosome 2, IST_EnEncr_1.0, whole genome shotgun sequence genome:
- the phf20l1 gene encoding PHD finger protein 20-like protein 1 isoform X2, with amino-acid sequence MSKKPPCRPGIIFEVGAKVEAQDYLQKWYTSRIEKIDYDEGKMLVHFDRWSHRYDEWIFWDSNRLRPLERAALRKEGLKEEEEMSERLSEMRTSRPPELPGSTESTEDQSELPQLRQELRDGEEVLARWTDCRYYPAKIETVNKEGTYTVQFYDGVIRCVKRIHIKSMPEDAKGQDWIALVKAATAAAKSRGGCRPRTSLNSNKNKEDHTSDCEETEDKLEEEEDPESERLDTESAGEEDCKSEFDPHEAGKVKRRRRQSSVCHSKRPRIKQAGCSEEEMDCKSEQKEVPITTQQRAIKEEHKSAEHPSASLSTPSPARLRTRRLKHDSGESCSSQSQRQGPEEGEASRSPASSLGLTDAPHTDKDPGSSVKKETSHHSTQAVASSVLSPTSSPLNSTMATTTGKIADGQVANHIQMGAKSPLPSSGVSPKVSVRTPKANKHAREPIMNTKRSEDPTSLSECIDLDHNKFKCHIPGCSKAFRKAKLLDYHLKYYHNAEKDHEGEVCSPDRVVGRTRATSASMPTSTMLEVPDNKRRRTVSTSSCKHSTFTALSSQSHSLQLEYAGGCLKPSKFCKKKRSSASVSSDSTEVSLPLSSREKVFESLHDKILKKVIEKDTGLSIKTEKKCQVIGRKKEKDKERKERKEKDPFKIKQKKKKKKKKKSRQHGYSELDDMSLSFLERSSPSPVQRSSASAFNIHPSSTSSSSSKHNYPRAILSIDLTGENLSDIDFLEDSTTESLLLSGDEYTQDLDDFVDEEEDAASNEIVRCICEMDEENGFMIQCEECMCWQHSVCMGLLEDSIPDQYICYVCRDPPGQRWSAKYRHDKEWLNKGHMYGLSFLAENYSHQNAKKIMSTHQLLADVYSVKKVLHGLQLKMDILQNKHNPSLHLWARSWVNSDEEQPMGGAPDCIHYREHLNQSALAETYITSEHSYQKPPGTHEHGEGEAGLQPAGPPPNATPPRIPKQEEEDNDAICLASCIAESCLGPGEQGHNCLQWQMNLLTHIEDVQNQVAGRMDLIEKELDVLESWLDFTGELEPPDPLGRLPQLKCRIKQLLNDLAKVQQMSTLCSV; translated from the exons ATGAGTAAGAAGCCTCCCTGTCGGCCAGGTATCATCTTTGAGGTGGGCGCCAAGGTTGAGGCCCAGGACTACCTTCAGAAATG GTACACTTCACGCATTGAAAAGATTGACTATGATGAGGGGAAGATGCTGGTACATTTTGACCGCTGGAGTCACCGCTATGATGAATGGATCTTCTGGGACAGTAACAGACTGAGGCCTCTGGAAAGAGCAGCTTTGAGGAAAGAGGGactgaaagaggaagaggagatgtct GAGAGACTCAGCGAGATGAGAACATCTCGCCCACCTGAGCTTCCTGGAAGTACAGAGAGCACAGAGGACCAATCAGAGTTACCGCAGCTGAGACAA GAGCTGAGAGATGGTGAGGAGGTCCTGGCTCGGTGGACAGATTGTCGATATTACCCAGCAAAGATCGAGACCGTCAACAAAGAAG GTACTTACACTGTCCAGTTCTATGACGGCGTAATAAGATGTGTGAAGAGAATTCATATCAAGTCCATGCCTGAGGATGCCAAAGGGCAG GACTGGATTGCTCTTGTGAAGGCAGCTACGGCGGCGGCAAAGAGCCGGGGAGGATGCAGACCGCGTACCAGTCTCAACAGTAACAAGAACAAAGAGGACCACACGTCAGACTGCGAGGAGACGGAGGACaagttggaggaagaggaggacccagaatcagagagactgg ACACAGAGTCTGCTGGTGAGGAGGACTGCAAGTCTGAGTTCGATCCGCACGAGGCGGGCAAAGTCAAGAGGAGAAGACGACAAAGCAGTGTCTGCCATTCCAAGAGGCCTCGGATAAAACAAGCAG GATGCAGTGAGGAGGAGATGGACTGCAAGAGTGAGCAAAAGGAAGTGCCAATCACGACTCAGCAG AGAGCTATTAAGGAGGAGCATAAATCTGCTGAGCATCCTTCGGCTTCCCTCAGTACCCCGTCCCCTGCCCGACTGCGGACCAGGCGCCTCAAGCACGACTCTGGGGAGTCCTGCAGCAGCCAGAGCCAGAGGCAGGGGCCAGAGGAGGGGGAGGCCAGCCGCTCCCCAGCCTCCAGCCTTGGCCTCACAGACGCCCCTCACACAG ataaagACCCTGGCAGCTCAGTGAAAAAGGAAACGTCTCATCACAGCACCCAGGCTGTCGCTTCCTCTGTACTGTCTCCCACCTCATCACCACTCAACTCAACCATGGCAACCACAACCGGAAAGATTGCTGATGGCCAAGTGGCCAATCACATTCAAATGGGAGCCAAATCGCCACTTCCTTCGTCAG GTGTTTCTCCTAAGGTCTCTGTGAGAACTCCAAAGGCAAACAAACACGCCAGGGAACCAA TCATGAATACTAAGCGCTCCGAGGATCCCACGTCTCTGAGCGAGTGCATCGATCTCGACCACAACAAGTTCAAGTGTCATATCCCCGGCTGCTCCAAGGCCTTCCGGAAAGCCAAGCTGCTGGACTACCACCTGAAGTATTACCACAACGCGGAGAAGGATCACGAGGGTGAGGTGTGCTCCCCAGACAGAGTAGTGGGCCGCACCAGAGCCACCTCCGCCTCCATGCCCACCAGCACCATGCTGGAGGTACCCGACAACAAGAGACGACGCACCGTCTCCACTTCATCATGTAAGCATAGCACCTTCACAG CCCTGTCCTCCCAGAGCCACAGTCTGCAGCTGGAGTACGCTGGTGGCTGCCTGAAGCCCTCCAAGTTCTGCAAGAAGAAGCGCTCCTCGGCCTCGGTCAGCTCCGACAGCACTGAGGTGTCCCTGCCCCTGTCGTCACGGGAGAAGGTTTTCGAGAGCCTGCATGACAAGATCCTCAAGAAGGTTATCGAGAAGGACACGG GGCTTTCAATAAAGACAGAGAAGAAGTGCCAGGTGATAG GCAGAAAGAAGGAAAAGGACAAAGAgcggaaggagagaaaagaaaaagacccCTTCAAGAtaaaacagaaaaagaagaagaagaaaaagaagaaatccAGACAGCATG gttactCGGAGCTGGACGACATGTCTCTATCCTTCCTGGAGCGCtcgtctccctctcctgtccagcGTTCCTCTGCCAGTGCCTTCAACATCCAcccctcctcaacctcctcttcctcctccaagcACAACTACCCACGCGCCATCCTGTCCATCGACCTCACCGGAGAGA ACCTGTCAGACATAGACTTCTTGGAGGACTCCACTACAGAGTCTCTGCTGCTGAGCGGGGACGAGTACACGCAGGACCTGGACGACTTTGTGGACGAGGAGGAAGATGCCGCCTCCAACGAGATTGTACGATGCATCTGCGAGATGGACGAGGAGAATGGCTTCATGATCCAG TGTGAGGAGTGTATGTGCTGGCAGCACAGCGTGTGTATGGGTCTGTTGGAGGACAGCATCCCCGATCAGTACATCTGCTACGTCTGCAGAGATCCTCCAG GGCAGCGCTGGAGTGCCAAGTACCGGCATGACAAGGAGTGGCTGAACAAGGGCCACATGTACGGCCTGTCCTTCCTGGCCGAGAACTACTCGCACCAGAACGCCAAGAAGATCATGTCCACACACCAGCTGCTGGCCGACGTCTACAGCGTCAAGAAGGTTCTGCACGGCCTGCAGCTCAAGATGGATATATTACA GAATAAGCATAATCCCAGCCTACACCTGTGGGCTCGTTCTTGGGTGAACTCTGACGAGGAACAGCCGATGGGTGGTGCTCCGGACTGCATCCACTACAGGGAGCACCTGAACCAGAGTGCCCTGGCCGAGACCTACATCACCAGCGAGCACAGCTACCAGAAGCCCCCCGGCACACACGAACACGGGGAGGGGGAAGCAGGGCTGCAGCCAGCAGGACCTCCCCCCAATGCCACGCCACCACGCATAccaaagcaggaggaggag GACAACGATGCCATCTGCCTAGCCAGCTGCATAGCTGAGAGTTGCTTAGGGCCAGGGGAGCAGGGCCACAACTGCCTGCAGTggcagatgaacctgctgacgcacATCGAGGACGTGCAGAACCAGGTGGCCGGACGCATGGACCTCATCGAGAAGGAGCTGGACG tgctGGAGAGTTGGCTGGACTTCACAGGGGAGTTGGAGCCCCCAGACCCCCTGGGCCGCCTGCCACAGCTCAAGTGCCGCATCAAGCAGCTCCTCAATGACCTGGCCAAGGTGCAGCAGATGAGTACCCTGTGTTCGGTCTGA
- the LOC134466461 gene encoding rabenosyn-5 — MASSYNPPLDGPVEVKEGFLCPLCLKDLQSFYQLQDHYEEEHSGEERHVRSQIKNLVQKAKKAKDKLLKREGEERSENSYESFYYGGVDPYMWEPQELGATRSHLDHFKKHRAERIDHYVIEVNKRIIRLEKLTSFDRTNMDAGKIRALEKSVVSWVNDSDVPFCPDCGGKFNIRNRRHHCRLCGSIMCRKCMEFIPLPLAYKLTSGTREALCVPAGSPGQSGGGGGGLGGQGIVALPRRGSISSLSSVSSVLEERDDDRIRCCHHCMDTLLRQQEKLEEKDHVPDIVKLYEKLRLCMDKVNEKAPEYIRMAESLNAGENTYNLDTAGGLRMEVQKYYELIDALSKKIMTLGLKEEPQPHPKTLQLQRMVRYSATLFVQEKLLGLMSLPTKDKYEELKEKRKEEQERRLQLERQAALENQKRRSDLDRSRPFSNGEAPSSTGPRSPQMTKAGGWLPSSDTLHTSQQEDPLLQQIDIIQSFLRQAKAAGRTDEAATLEENLRQLQDEYDVQQTSRAIELSRRLAEEQSLQQEQLERLEWREREKERERDRDQAGEKEWRDREEEKEEWRQPEEDGQRRGEQWAMEKTEDEDDEEVRRRFALARLSTSPPRATSIRSFPPLSESPPTVSDQAPSSLNPFDEEDSTPVEEDTSNPFAEDIQREQREATTTTANGRKEYNPFEEEEEGGGGGGAAVNKQETPASANPFEEDEDDAGNPFKEGTSPGSAATPPGPSTNPFDDEDEDDASMACEIIEEELLRQQIDNIRAYIFDAKQNGRADEVELLSENLRELQRTLQEQKRKAP; from the exons ATGGCATCCAGCTACAATCCCCCGCTGGATGGCCCAGTGGAGGTGAAGGAGGGCTTCCTGTGTCCGCTCTGCCTGAAGGACCTGCAGTCCTTTTACCAGCTGCAGGACCACTACGAGGAGGAGCACTCGGGGGAGGAGAGGCACGTCCGCAGCCAGATCAAGA ATCTGGTGCAGAAGGCCAAGAAAGCCAAGGACAAGCTCCTGAAGCGGGAAGGGGAGGAGCGCAGTGAGAACAGCTATGAGTCCTTCTACTATGGCGGAGTGGACCCTTACATGTGGGAACCTCAGGAGCTAG gaGCTACTAGGAGCCATCTAGACCATTTCAAGAAACACAGAGCTGAGAGGATTGACCACTATGTCATTGAAGTTAATAAGCGCATCATTCGACTTGAAAAGCTGACATCTTTTGATAGAACTAACATGGATGCAGGAAAAATCAGAG CCCTAGAGAAGTCTGTGGTGTCGTGGGTGAATGACTCGGATGTGCCTTTCTGTCCGGACTGTGGGGGCAAGTTCAACATCCGCAACCGCCGCCACCACTGCCGTCTGTGTGGCTCCATCATGTGCCGCAAGTGCATGGAGTTTATCCCTCTGCCATTGGCCT ACAAGCTGACGAGTGGTACCCGTGAGGCCTTGTGTGTGCCCGCGGGCAGCCCCGGGCAGtcgggcggcggcggcggtggcctCGGGGGCCAGGGCATCGTGGCGTTGCCACGGCGCGGCAGCATCAGCAGCCTGAGCTCGGTCAGCTCGGTGCTAGAGGAGAGAGATGACGACCGCATTCGCTGCTGCCACCACTGCATGGACACGCTGCTCAGGCAACAGGAGAAGCTGGAGGAGAAGGATCACGTGCCAGACATCGTGAAACTCTACGAG AAACTGAGACTCTGCATGGACAAGGTTAACGAGAAGGCTCCAGAATACATCCGCATGGCTGAGTCCCTCAA tgcggGGGAGAACACCTATAACCTGGACACGGCAGGTGGCCTTAGGATGGAGGTCCAGAAATACTACGAGCTCATTGATGCCCTCAG TAAAAAGATTATGACCCTTGGCTTGAAGGAGGAGCCTCAGCCTCATCCAAAGACTCTACAGCTGCAGAGGATGGTGCGCTACAGTGCCACACTGTTTGTCCAG GAGAAGCTTCTGGGGCTCATGTCTCTGCCCACTAAGGACAAGTATGAAGAgctgaaagaaaagagaaaagaagagcagGAGCGAAGACTACAGCTTGAGAGACAG GCTGCTCTGGAGAACCAGAAGCGGCGTTCAGATCTGGACAGGAGCCGTCCGTTCTCCAACGGTGAGGCCCCCTCCTCCACAGGGCCCCGCTCCCCCCAGATGACCAAAGCCGGCGGCTGGCTGCCCTCCTCGGACACGCTGCACACCAGCCAGCAGGAGGACCCGCTGCTGCAGCAGATCGACATCATCCAGAGCTTCCTGCGGCAGGCGAAGGCGGCGGGCCGCACCGACGAGGCCGCCACCCTGGAGGAGAACCTGCGGCAGCTGCAGGATGAGTACGACGTCCAGCAGACCAGCCGCGCCATCGAGCTCTCCAGGAGGCTGGCCGAGGAGCAGAGCCTACAGCAGGAGCAGCTGGAGAgactggagtggagagagagggagaaggagagggagcggGATCGGGATCAGGCAGGGGAGAAGGAATGGAGGGatcgggaggaggagaaggaggagtggaggcaGCCAGAGGAGGATGGACAAAGAAGAGGGGAGCAGTGGGCCATGGAGAAGACTGAGGATGAGGACGATGAAGAG GTGAGGAGGAGATTTGCCCTGGCCAGACTGAGCACGTCGCCACCCCGGGCCACAAGCATCCGCAGCTTTCCACCTCTGAGCGAGTCGCCGCCGACCGTGTCGGACCAGGCCCCCTCCTCGCTCAACCCCTTTGACGAGGAGGACTCCACCCCGGTAGAGGAGGACACCTCCAACCCCTTCGCTGAAGACAtccagagagagcagagggaggccaccaccaccacggccaaTGGCCGGAAGGAATACAACCCctttgaggaagaggaggaaggaggaggaggaggaggagcagcggtGAACAAGCAGGAGACGCCGGCTAGTGCCAACCCCTTTGAAGAAGACGAGGACGATGCAGGAAACCCTTTCAAGGAGGGGACGTCGCCCGGCAGTGCCGCCACACCTCCTGGACCATCCACCAATCCCTTCGACGACGAGGATGAAGACGACGCCTCCATGGCGTGCGAGATCATCGAGGAGGAGCTGCTGAGGCAGCAGATCGATAACATCCGAGCCTACATCTTTGACGCCAAGCAGAACGGCCGGGCGGACGAGGTGGAGCTGCTCTCGGAGAACCTGCGAGAGTTGCAGCGCACGCTGCAGGAACAGAAGAGGAAAGCCCCCTGA
- the phf20l1 gene encoding PHD finger protein 20-like protein 1 isoform X1 — MSKKPPCRPGIIFEVGAKVEAQDYLQKWYTSRIEKIDYDEGKMLVHFDRWSHRYDEWIFWDSNRLRPLERAALRKEGLKEEEEMSERLSEMRTSRPPELPGSTESTEDQSELPQLRQELRDGEEVLARWTDCRYYPAKIETVNKEGTYTVQFYDGVIRCVKRIHIKSMPEDAKGQDWIALVKAATAAAKSRGGCRPRTSLNSNKNKEDHTSDCEETEDKLEEEEDPESERLDTESAGEEDCKSEFDPHEAGKVKRRRRQSSVCHSKRPRIKQAGCSEEEMDCKSEQKEVPITTQQRAIKEEHKSAEHPSASLSTPSPARLRTRRLKHDSGESCSSQSQRQGPEEGEASRSPASSLGLTDAPHTGTAPPSSTPQTRRRSRRRSNSFEPISAPLPPPKQPSPLPNLPTSRPNDKDPGSSVKKETSHHSTQAVASSVLSPTSSPLNSTMATTTGKIADGQVANHIQMGAKSPLPSSGVSPKVSVRTPKANKHAREPIMNTKRSEDPTSLSECIDLDHNKFKCHIPGCSKAFRKAKLLDYHLKYYHNAEKDHEGEVCSPDRVVGRTRATSASMPTSTMLEVPDNKRRRTVSTSSSLSSQSHSLQLEYAGGCLKPSKFCKKKRSSASVSSDSTEVSLPLSSREKVFESLHDKILKKVIEKDTGLSIKTEKKCQVIGRKKEKDKERKERKEKDPFKIKQKKKKKKKKKSRQHGYSELDDMSLSFLERSSPSPVQRSSASAFNIHPSSTSSSSSKHNYPRAILSIDLTGENLSDIDFLEDSTTESLLLSGDEYTQDLDDFVDEEEDAASNEIVRCICEMDEENGFMIQCEECMCWQHSVCMGLLEDSIPDQYICYVCRDPPGQRWSAKYRHDKEWLNKGHMYGLSFLAENYSHQNAKKIMSTHQLLADVYSVKKVLHGLQLKMDILQNKHNPSLHLWARSWVNSDEEQPMGGAPDCIHYREHLNQSALAETYITSEHSYQKPPGTHEHGEGEAGLQPAGPPPNATPPRIPKQEEEDNDAICLASCIAESCLGPGEQGHNCLQWQMNLLTHIEDVQNQVAGRMDLIEKELDVLESWLDFTGELEPPDPLGRLPQLKCRIKQLLNDLAKVQQMSTLCSV, encoded by the exons ATGAGTAAGAAGCCTCCCTGTCGGCCAGGTATCATCTTTGAGGTGGGCGCCAAGGTTGAGGCCCAGGACTACCTTCAGAAATG GTACACTTCACGCATTGAAAAGATTGACTATGATGAGGGGAAGATGCTGGTACATTTTGACCGCTGGAGTCACCGCTATGATGAATGGATCTTCTGGGACAGTAACAGACTGAGGCCTCTGGAAAGAGCAGCTTTGAGGAAAGAGGGactgaaagaggaagaggagatgtct GAGAGACTCAGCGAGATGAGAACATCTCGCCCACCTGAGCTTCCTGGAAGTACAGAGAGCACAGAGGACCAATCAGAGTTACCGCAGCTGAGACAA GAGCTGAGAGATGGTGAGGAGGTCCTGGCTCGGTGGACAGATTGTCGATATTACCCAGCAAAGATCGAGACCGTCAACAAAGAAG GTACTTACACTGTCCAGTTCTATGACGGCGTAATAAGATGTGTGAAGAGAATTCATATCAAGTCCATGCCTGAGGATGCCAAAGGGCAG GACTGGATTGCTCTTGTGAAGGCAGCTACGGCGGCGGCAAAGAGCCGGGGAGGATGCAGACCGCGTACCAGTCTCAACAGTAACAAGAACAAAGAGGACCACACGTCAGACTGCGAGGAGACGGAGGACaagttggaggaagaggaggacccagaatcagagagactgg ACACAGAGTCTGCTGGTGAGGAGGACTGCAAGTCTGAGTTCGATCCGCACGAGGCGGGCAAAGTCAAGAGGAGAAGACGACAAAGCAGTGTCTGCCATTCCAAGAGGCCTCGGATAAAACAAGCAG GATGCAGTGAGGAGGAGATGGACTGCAAGAGTGAGCAAAAGGAAGTGCCAATCACGACTCAGCAG AGAGCTATTAAGGAGGAGCATAAATCTGCTGAGCATCCTTCGGCTTCCCTCAGTACCCCGTCCCCTGCCCGACTGCGGACCAGGCGCCTCAAGCACGACTCTGGGGAGTCCTGCAGCAGCCAGAGCCAGAGGCAGGGGCCAGAGGAGGGGGAGGCCAGCCGCTCCCCAGCCTCCAGCCTTGGCCTCACAGACGCCCCTCACACAG GTACAGCCCCCCCATCCAGCACACCTCAGACAAGGCGGCGATCTCGGAGGCGGTCCAACAGCTTTGAGCCAATAAGCGCTCCATTACCCCCACCCAAACAGCCTAGCCCCCTGCCAAACTTGCCTACCTCACGGCCTAATG ataaagACCCTGGCAGCTCAGTGAAAAAGGAAACGTCTCATCACAGCACCCAGGCTGTCGCTTCCTCTGTACTGTCTCCCACCTCATCACCACTCAACTCAACCATGGCAACCACAACCGGAAAGATTGCTGATGGCCAAGTGGCCAATCACATTCAAATGGGAGCCAAATCGCCACTTCCTTCGTCAG GTGTTTCTCCTAAGGTCTCTGTGAGAACTCCAAAGGCAAACAAACACGCCAGGGAACCAA TCATGAATACTAAGCGCTCCGAGGATCCCACGTCTCTGAGCGAGTGCATCGATCTCGACCACAACAAGTTCAAGTGTCATATCCCCGGCTGCTCCAAGGCCTTCCGGAAAGCCAAGCTGCTGGACTACCACCTGAAGTATTACCACAACGCGGAGAAGGATCACGAGGGTGAGGTGTGCTCCCCAGACAGAGTAGTGGGCCGCACCAGAGCCACCTCCGCCTCCATGCCCACCAGCACCATGCTGGAGGTACCCGACAACAAGAGACGACGCACCGTCTCCACTTCATCAT CCCTGTCCTCCCAGAGCCACAGTCTGCAGCTGGAGTACGCTGGTGGCTGCCTGAAGCCCTCCAAGTTCTGCAAGAAGAAGCGCTCCTCGGCCTCGGTCAGCTCCGACAGCACTGAGGTGTCCCTGCCCCTGTCGTCACGGGAGAAGGTTTTCGAGAGCCTGCATGACAAGATCCTCAAGAAGGTTATCGAGAAGGACACGG GGCTTTCAATAAAGACAGAGAAGAAGTGCCAGGTGATAG GCAGAAAGAAGGAAAAGGACAAAGAgcggaaggagagaaaagaaaaagacccCTTCAAGAtaaaacagaaaaagaagaagaagaaaaagaagaaatccAGACAGCATG gttactCGGAGCTGGACGACATGTCTCTATCCTTCCTGGAGCGCtcgtctccctctcctgtccagcGTTCCTCTGCCAGTGCCTTCAACATCCAcccctcctcaacctcctcttcctcctccaagcACAACTACCCACGCGCCATCCTGTCCATCGACCTCACCGGAGAGA ACCTGTCAGACATAGACTTCTTGGAGGACTCCACTACAGAGTCTCTGCTGCTGAGCGGGGACGAGTACACGCAGGACCTGGACGACTTTGTGGACGAGGAGGAAGATGCCGCCTCCAACGAGATTGTACGATGCATCTGCGAGATGGACGAGGAGAATGGCTTCATGATCCAG TGTGAGGAGTGTATGTGCTGGCAGCACAGCGTGTGTATGGGTCTGTTGGAGGACAGCATCCCCGATCAGTACATCTGCTACGTCTGCAGAGATCCTCCAG GGCAGCGCTGGAGTGCCAAGTACCGGCATGACAAGGAGTGGCTGAACAAGGGCCACATGTACGGCCTGTCCTTCCTGGCCGAGAACTACTCGCACCAGAACGCCAAGAAGATCATGTCCACACACCAGCTGCTGGCCGACGTCTACAGCGTCAAGAAGGTTCTGCACGGCCTGCAGCTCAAGATGGATATATTACA GAATAAGCATAATCCCAGCCTACACCTGTGGGCTCGTTCTTGGGTGAACTCTGACGAGGAACAGCCGATGGGTGGTGCTCCGGACTGCATCCACTACAGGGAGCACCTGAACCAGAGTGCCCTGGCCGAGACCTACATCACCAGCGAGCACAGCTACCAGAAGCCCCCCGGCACACACGAACACGGGGAGGGGGAAGCAGGGCTGCAGCCAGCAGGACCTCCCCCCAATGCCACGCCACCACGCATAccaaagcaggaggaggag GACAACGATGCCATCTGCCTAGCCAGCTGCATAGCTGAGAGTTGCTTAGGGCCAGGGGAGCAGGGCCACAACTGCCTGCAGTggcagatgaacctgctgacgcacATCGAGGACGTGCAGAACCAGGTGGCCGGACGCATGGACCTCATCGAGAAGGAGCTGGACG tgctGGAGAGTTGGCTGGACTTCACAGGGGAGTTGGAGCCCCCAGACCCCCTGGGCCGCCTGCCACAGCTCAAGTGCCGCATCAAGCAGCTCCTCAATGACCTGGCCAAGGTGCAGCAGATGAGTACCCTGTGTTCGGTCTGA
- the mrps25 gene encoding 28S ribosomal protein S25, mitochondrial, translated as MPMKGRFPIRRTLDYLQKGEIVFKKPVKIMTVNYNTRGDLSEGARKFAFFKVPQIQYKNPWVQIVMFKNMTPSPFLKFYLDDGEQVLVDVEGKEYKEITQHVRKILGKSDAVLQAEAQKEEANPANFGPKKYCLKECMSEVPGQVPHPGLVPLPKEMTGKYRAKMAASSED; from the exons ATGCCTATGAAAGGGAGGTTTCCGATTCGGAGGACGTTAGATTATCTCCAAAAGGGGGAGATTGTCTTCAAAAAACCCGTGAAGATCATGACAGTAAATTACAACACGCGTGGGGACCTCAGTGAGGGAGCAAG AAAATTCGCGTTTTTCAAAGTGCCACAGATACAGTATAAAAACCCATGGGTCCAAATTGTGATGTTCAAGAACATGACACCATCACCATTCCTCAAATTCTACCTGG ATGATGGGGAGCAAGTTCTGGTGGATGTGGAGGGGAAAGAATACAAAGAAATCACACAACACGTCAGGAAGATTCTTGGCAAGTCAGA TGCGGTTCTGCAGGCTGAAGCGCAAAAGGAGGAGGCCAACCCAGCAAACTTTGGGCCAAAGAAGTACTGCCTGAAGGAGTGCATGAGTGAGGTACCAGGCCAGGTGCCACACCCTGGGCTGGTGCCACTGCCCAAGGAAATGACAGGCAAATATCGGGCAAAGATGGCAGCAAGTTCAGAAGACTAA